The nucleotide sequence CGAGCAGATGTTGTGCCCGGCGAACGACGGCCGGACGTCGACGAAGGTCGCGCCCGCCGAGGCGGCCCGCGACTGGGTCACCGACGCGAGCGTGTCGGCGCCCGAGTTGATCGCCGTGCGCTTGGTGTCGCTCAGCCCGACCCAGCAGGAGCCGGGCACGGTGTAGAAGCGCGGGTAGGACAGGACGACGAGCTGGGCGCCCGGCGCCTTGGCCTTGATCGTGTTGTAGGTGTTGGTCAGCAGCGCCGGCAGCGTGTTGTTCACGTACGCCTTGGCCGTTTCGACCCGGTTCACGCAGTCGGAATCACTGCCCAGGGTGCAGGTGGTGATCACGTCGCTGAACCCGGCGTCGTTCCCGCCGACGGTCACCGTGACGAGCGTGGCCGACGAGGGGATCGAGTTCGCCTGGTTGATCACGTCCCCGGTCTTCGCCCCCGAGCAGGCGAGGAACGTGAACGAGGTTCCGCTGTGGGCGTTGGTCCACAGCTGCGGATAGGCCTTGGAACTGCGGTAACAGCTCCCGGAACTGCCGTAGCTGCCGGCCCCGACCCCGGAGGAGTAGGAGTCGCCGAGCGCGGCGTAGACGGTCCCGGCGGCATGGGCGAGGCCCGTGACGCCGAGGGTGGCAAGGACAACGGCCCCCAGGGCCGTACTCAACCGTAAGAGGGATCGCCGGAAATTACGGGTTGGAACAGCCATGGGTCACTCCTTTGTGACAGGGCCGACCCAAATAGGACAGCAGGTGAAAGCCTCACGAGGAACCCCCCACCCATGGCAGGTACCCACTCGGCCCACACCGGAAGTGTGAAACGTCAGCGGTTCGTCAGCCGCACAAGATCAACGGGAAATGACCAACCGCAGCCATTCGAGTGAATCGGCCGCTTCCGGCAGAACCGCGGGCCGGGTTGGCGCGAGTACGCCCTGACGCCGCCGGAGACGACCGGGGGCTCGACGAAAGGGGAACACCTCATGGCGTTCGCGCGAAGGACCCTCACCGGGTTGCTGACCATCGCCGCCGGTCTCGGGCTGGGGGTGGCGGCCGCGATCCCCGCCTCCGCCGCGGAGAGCGGCTCGTGGCACGCGTACGGCAACACCAACCCGATCACCTCCAGCTCGGCCACCTGGCACTGCGCCGGCTCCAAGGCGCTCGCCTCCAGCGTGGTCGCGCAGGTCTGCGCGATCAGGTCGGTAGGCGGCGGTGCCGTGCAGGGGGCGGTGATCGTGCGCAACAACCGTGCCTCCCTCTACTCCGTGGACGCGGCCATGGACCTGTACACCTCGTCCGGCACCCGCCTGGGCGACTGGGCTTGCGCGTCATCGGGGGTGGCGGCCAACTCGTGGTCGGTGTGCTTCGGGCGGACCCTCGCCCAGAGCAGCCCGGTGAACTCGGTGGGCAGCGCCAAGGGCGTGAATCTGGGCGTGTCGCCGAACGTGTGACCGGCGCGGCCGGCACCGGCCCCGGACGGGACGTTAGCGCTCGCTAACCTGCCGCTCTAAACTGACCGGATGCCGGCCAACCCCACCCCTCTCGTGAACGGCGAGAAGGCGAACAGGCGCGAACAGATCCTGTCCGCGGCCGCCGAGCTGTTCGCCCACCACGGCTTCCACGGCGTCGGGATCGACGACATCGGAGCCGCGGTGGGCATCTCCGGCCCGGCGCTCTACCGGCACTTCCGCAGCAAGGACGCGATCCTCGGCGAGATGCTGAACTCGATCAGCCGTTACCTGCTCGACGGCGGCACGGCCCGGGCGAGCCGGCCGGGTGAGCCCGACGACACGCTGACCGGCCTCGTGCGGTTCCACGTCGATTTCGCGCTCGCGCACCCGGCCTTGATCACCGTTCAGGAGCGCAACCTCGCCAACCTCACCGACGCCGACCGCAAGCAGGTGCGCGCGCTCCAGCGCCAGTACGTCGAGGTGTGGGTGCGCGTGATCCGCGAAGCCGTGCCGGACCTGGGAGAACGGCAGGCGCGGTCGGCGGCACACGCCGTGTTCGGACTGATCAACTCGACCCCGTACAACCGCCATCTCGGTGACGACGAGCTCGCCGAACTGCTCTGCCGGCTCGCGCTGGGTGCCCTTCGCGCGGCCTGACGGCCCTCGGCGGATCAAGGTATCCCGCCGAGCGCCCTCGTGGTGTTTGATGGGGCACGTGGACCCGGATTGGAGCGAGCAGGAGCGCCGGCTCGTCGAGAAGGCTCAGCGCGCGTTGACCGCGCTGAGCCTCGGCGACGACGCCGAAGCGCTGGGCGAGGTCGCCCCCTCGGCCGCCGAGCCGCAGGCCCGCGCGGACGAGACGAAGGCGCTGATGCTGCTGCTCTTCGGCGAGTGCAGCGCGATGGTCTCCACCCTCGGCGACGGGGGCAGCGCCCCGGTGAAGGTCCAGGTCTTCGACGAGGACGGCGAAGAGGTCTCGATCGACCAGGCCGACCCGCCGGTCCGGACGGCGGTCCGGACGCTGCTCGCGGAGGTGCACGGCAACACCGAAGCCGCGCAGGAGCAGGTCGAGATCGCGCTCGCCAACGCGGCCCCGGACGAGGTCGACAGCCTCGTCCTGCAGGCGCTGCGCTGGACCATCCGGCTGTCGGTGGAGTGCCTGGACCGCGACCTGCCGGTGGCGCCCTGGATCTCCGAGGCCGTCTCGGACTGAGGGCTACTAAGCCACGGAACGCCGGCGTCGTCTGATGAGCACTTCCGCCACGACCAGGTCGAGGATCCAGCCCAGTGTCTGCCCCAGCGGAATCAGCGAGGGCGCACTTGCCGCATCGACGCCCCCGAAGGGGGCCTGGGCCAGCAGGAACACCGGCACCAGGACACGCGAAGTGACGGCAAGGAACGTCAGCGCGTAGTTGCGCGTCATCCACGCCCGGTGCGCGGCGAAGTCACGCCGCCGGGCCGCCCGGTACGCGAGGCCGCCGGTGACCAGCCAAAGGACGGCCGCGGTGGTGAGGCCGAGCTGGGTGAGGAGCCGGCCGGACCAGAGCGCGACCGGGATCCCGGCCACCGCCGACGGCAGGACACCGGCGAGGAGATAGCTCCGGCCGAGCGTCCGGTGCAGCCGCCGGCGCGCCCGCACCGCGGGCACGAACTGCAGCGGGCCGAGCACGAGCGCCACCGCGGCCGGGAAGATGTGCGCCACCAGCACCGCGTAGCGCAGGTTGTCGCGCACCTCGATGCGGCTGCTGCCGGGGTCCAGTCCCAGGTACGGGTACGTGAGCACCAGCCCGGACCCGAGCGCGACGACGAGCAGCCACCATGGTTTCCGCATCCGGCGATGGTTTCGCGGCCGGGGCGGCGCGGTCGTCCGTCGCGGAGCGGCTCATACCGGTACGTCCGCGGACGTACTAGCCGAGCAGCTGCTTCACCAGAGCCGCGATCTGGCCGGTTTCGATGAGGAACGAATCGTGCCCGTACGGCGAGGACACGATCGACGGCTCCGGCGCCCCGGGGATCCCGGAGGCGATCTCCGCCGACTGGTACAGCGGGTAGAGCCGGTCGCTGTCGACGCCGCCGATCACCGCCCGCGCCGTCACCCGGCCCAGCGCCGCCGCCACGCCGCCGCGGCCGCGGCCGACGTCGTGGGTGTTCATCGACTCGGTCAGCACCAGGTAGCTGTTCGCGTCGAACCGGCGGGCCAGCTTGGCCGCGTGGTGGTCCAAATAGGACTCGACGGCGAACCGGCCGCCGCGCAGGGGATCTTCGCCGTCCTGCGGAACCCGGCCGAACCGCTGGGCCAGCTCGGGTTCGCTGCGGTAGGTGACGTGCGCGATCCGCCGGGCGACGCCGAGTCCGGCGACGGGCCCCGACGGCGCCGAGTAGTAGTCGCCGCCGTGGAAGAACGGGTCGCCGCGGATCGCGTGCAGCTGCGGGGACGCCCAGGCGATCTGCTCGGCCGACGCCCGCGCGGTCGACGCCAGCACCAGCACCGAAGCCACCCGCGACGGCAGCGACACCGCCCACTCCAGCGCCCGCATCCCGCCCATCGACCCGCCGACGACGGCCGCCCAGCGGTCGATGCCCAGCGCGTCCGCCAGCACCGCCTCGGCCGCGACCTGGTCGCGAACCGTCACCGCCGGGAACCGGCTGCCCCACGGGCGGCCGTCGGACGAAAGCGACGACGGCCCGGTCGAACCCTGGCAGCCGCCCAGCACGTTCGGGACCACGACGAAGAACTCGTTGGTGTCGACGGCCTTTCCCGGCCCGATGAGCCCGTCCCACCAGCCCGCGCTCGGGTGGCCCGGCCCGGCGGGACCGGCCGCGTGACTGTCCCCGGTCAGGGCGTGCTCGACGAGGATCGCGTTGGACGCAGCGGAGTTCAGCGTCCCCCACGTCTCGTACGCGAGCGAGAACGACGGCAGCACGCCACCGGCCTCCAGCGCGAGCGCGCCGGGGCCGGTGACGAACTTGCGGCGGCCCGGCGGATCCCCGATCCGCCAGGCGCCGGTGACGGGCCCAGCCGTCACAGTTCCGCCTTGGCCGCCCGGAATCCGGCCTCGAGGTCGGCCTTGAGGTCCTCGATGCCCTCCAGCCCGACGGCGAGCCGGACCAGCCCGGGCGTGACGCCGCTGGAGAGCTGCTCCTCGGGATTCAGCTGGCTGTGCGTGGTCGACGCCGGGTGCACGATCAGGCTGCGGACGTCACCGATGTTCACCAGCTGGCTGTGCAGCTCCGTGCCGTCGACGAACTTCCGGCCCGCCGCGACGCCACCGCGCAGGTCGAACGACAGCACCGCGCCCGCGCCGCGCGGGAGGTACTTCTGCGCGTTGGCGTAGTGCGGGCTGGACGGGAGACCGGCGTAGTAGACCTTCTCGACCTCGTCGCGCTGCTCCAGCCACTCGGCCAGCGCCTGCGCGTTCGCCACGTGCCGCTCGAGGCGCAGCGACAGCGTCTCGATGCCCTGCAGGATCAGGAAGCTGTTCAACGGCGCGATCGCCGCGCCGGTGTCGCGCAGGATCTGGACGCGCGCCTTCGCCGCGTACGCGCCCGGGCCGAGCGCCTCCCAGTACTTGAGGCCGTGGTAGCTCGGGTCGGGCTCGTTGAAGCCCGGGAACTTCGCCGGGTCCTGGCCGAAGTCGAACGTGCCGCCGTCGACCAGCACGCCGGCCACCGTGGTGCCGTGACCGCCGAGGTACTTCGTCGCGGAGTGCACGACGACGTCGGCGCCGTGCTCGATCGGGCGCAGCAGGTACGGCGTCGGCACGGTGTTGTCGACGACGAGCGGCACGCCCGCCTCGTGCGCGACGCCGGCGACGCCCCGGATGTCGAGGACGTTGCTGCCCGGGTTGGCCAGCGTCTCGGCGAAGAACAGCTTGGTGTTCGGCCGGACCGCGGCGCGCCACTGCTCCAGGTCGTCCTGGTCGTCGATGAACGTGACCTCGACCCCGAGCTTCGGCAGCGTGTAGTGGAAGAGGTTGTAGGTGCCGCCGTAGAGCGACGGGCTCGAGACGAAGTGGTCGCCCGCCCCCGCGAGGTTCAGGATCGCCGCCGTGGTCGCGGCCGAGCCCGACGCGAACGCCAGCGCCGCGACCCCGCCTTCGAGCGCGGCGAGCCGCTGCTCCAGCACGTCCTGGGTCGGGTTCATGATCCGCGTGTAGATGTTGCCGGGCTCGGCGAGGCTGAACAGGTCGGCGCCGTGCTGGCTGTCGCGGAAGACGTACGACGTCGTCTGGTAGATCGGCGTCGCCCGTGCCCCGGTGGCCGGGTCCGGCGCGGCACCCGCGTGGATCTGCTTGGTCTCGAAGGACCACGCCGAAGTCTCGGCCATCGGTTTTCTCCTTGCGGCTCAAGGGGTTCTCGGAGGGGCCTGCCGGGATGAAGCTACTTGCGCCGAACGGCCCACCCAACCCTTCCCACCTCCTGGGAGAGGAGCTTTCCTTGCCAATCGAATCTCTCTGTCGCTAAGATATTCATCAGGGAAGATTCACAGGCGTGGAGGTAGTCATGAGCGAGCGGGTTCAGGTGCTGGTCGTCGGGGCGGGACTGGGCGGGCTGTCGGCGTCGCTGTTCCTGGCGCAGGCGGGAGTGGACGTGCTGACCGTCGAGCGGCACGCGGGGACGTCGATCCACTCGCGGGCCGCCGGGCAGAGCTGGCGCACGATGGAGTTGTTCCACTGGGCGGGCATCGACCGCGAAGTGCTGGCGGCGAGCCCGCGGGCGTCGCAGGGGCTGCGGGTCACGGTCGCGACCAGCCTGGCCGGCCGGGTGCTGCACCGGCTGGTCCAGGACGGCAGCGAGTTCGACGTTTCGGCGTCGACGACGCTGCCCGCCGGCATGGCCGGCCAGGACGTCGTGGAGCCGATCCTGCTGGCGCACGCGGAAAAGGCGGGCGCGCGGGTGGTGTTCCGGACCGAGCTGACCGACCTGACGCCGGACGACGGCGGCGTCACCGCGACGCTGCGCCACCGGGAGTCCGGCGAGGAAACCGTGGTGCGCGCGGACTACGTCGTCGCCGCCGACGGCGGGCGCAGCGGCATCCGGCAGCGGCTCGGCATCGGGACCACCGGGCTGGACGCGCTGAGCCACTGCCTCGGCGTGGTGTTCGACGCCGACCTCGGCGACCGCGTCCAGTCCGGCGTGTCCGACCTGTTCTACCTGCAGCACCCGGACTTCACCGCCGGGTTCGTCACCACCGATGTGCCGAACCGGTACGTCTTCGCCCCGGACTACTTCCCGGACCGCGGCGAAAGCCCGGCGGACTTCACCCACGACCGGCTCGTCGCGATGATCCGCGCCGCCACCGACCTGCCGGACCTGGACCCGGAGATCGTCTGGACGGGCTCGTGGGAGGTCGCCGCGCGGCTCGCCGACCGGTTCCGCGCCGGGCGGGTCTTCCTGATCGGCGACGCGGCGAAGGTGACGCCGCCGACCGGCGGGATGGGCGGCAACACGGCGGTCGGCGACGCCGCGGACCTCGCCTGGAAGCTCGCCGCGGTGCTGCGCGGCGAAGCGGGTCCGGCGCTGCTCGACACCTACGAGGCCGAGCGCAAGCCGATCGCGCGGATGGTCATCGACACGTCGCTGCACAACATGAAGCAGCGCATGCACCCCGATCTCGACGTCTCCGGGCTGACGAAGGCCGAGGACCAGCTGTCGATCCTCCTCGGGTTCCGCTACCGGTCGACCGCGGTGCTCGCGGAGGAGCCGGACGACGGCGAACGCGTCGAGGACGTGCACGCGCCCACCGGGCGGCCCGGCTTCCGCGCGCCGGGCCTGGAGTCCACTGTGGACCTGATCGGCCGCTCGTGGGTGCTGCTGTGCGCCGGCGACGGCACGCGGTGGCAACCGGCCGCGGCGGACATCGCGGCGGAGCTGGGCGTCCGCCTCGACTGCCACGTGCTCGACGACGCCGTCTTCGCCGCTCGTTACGGCCTTTCGACGGGCGGCGCTTCGCTGGTGCGGCCCGACGGCATCGTCGCGTGGCGGTCCCCGGAGCCGGCCGAGGACCCGGCGGCCGAGCTGTGGCGGGTCCTGACGGCGGTCCTGTCCCGCTAGCCGCGCTGTTGCAGCGCGAAGCGGTTCCCTTCGGAGTCGGTGAACATCGACCACCAGCCCCACGGCTGCTTCTCCGGCTTCGCGGGGAACTCCACCCCCTTCGCCGACAGCTCCTCGTAGGTCTTCTCGACGTCGTCGGCGTATAGGAAGAAGTTCGACGTCGGGAGCTGGTCGCCGGTGCTCCGGGGACGGTCCTCGGGGTTCTCGCTGAGCACGAGGATCGTCCCGTCCGGCGCGGTCACCTCGACCCAACGCCGGCCCTGGTCGTCGTAGGGCACGTCCGTCGTCACCGCGAAGCCGACGACCGCCGACCAGAACTCCTTGGCGCGCGCCTGGTCCTCGACCCCGACCACGACCTTGCCGACTCCCTGGATGGGCATGGTTCCCGCCTCTCTATATCCACCATGGATATAACCAGACCGGAGTGTAGGCTCGGTCCATGGCCGACGGCAACCCGCTGACCCCCGCGGCGTTCCAGGTGCTCCTGGCGCTGGCCGCCGGGCCGGGCGGGCGCGCGCACGGCTACGGGATCATGGGGTTCGTCGCCGAGGTCACCGGCGACGCCGTCCAGCTGGGGCCCGGAACGCTCTACCGGACGCTGACCCGGCTGGCCGCCGACGGCCTGGCCGAGGAGCTCCCGGGCGAAGATTCGCGCCGCCGCTACTACCGGATCACCCCGGCCGGCCGCGCGGCCGCCGAACGGGAGGCCGCCCTGCTGGCCCGGCTGGTCGCCGCGGCCGGGGCCGCGGGGCTGACGGCGCGCCCGGAGTCGGCGTGAGCCGCCCGCTCGGCCTGGTGCCGCACCTGTTCGTGCGGGATGTGGACGTGGCCCTTTCGTTCTACACCAAGGCGTTCGGCGCGGTGGAGCTCTTCCGCACGGTCCTGCCGGATGGCACGGTGCTGTTCGTCGAGCTGGCCGTCGGCGACGCGCGGCTGCTGGTCAGCCAGGAGATCGCCGCGCTCGACGCGCTGGCGCCGTCGACGATCGGCGGCATCCCGATGCTGCTGACGCTGGAAACGGCCGATCCCGACGACCTCGCCCGCCGCGCGGTCTTCGCGGGCGCGACGGTGGAAGCACCCGTCGCGGAGATGTTCTTCGGCGAGCGTTACGGCCGGGTCGTCGACCCGGACGGGCACCGCTGGGCGTTGACGACCAAGCGCGAGCAGTACACGCCGGAGGACATCGACGCGCGGAAGCCGCACAACGCGGCTTTCGGGGGTCCGGGTGGCGGAGCCCCCGGCTCGGGGCGGAGCCCCGGACCACACTGATCACCCCGCCGCGGGCCGCCTGCCGACGCCGGCGAAGTGTTCGTGCAGCTCGCGGACGTGCTGGGCCCAGAACAGCTGGCGCCCGCCGCGGGTGCGGGGCACGGCCAGGCCCTTGCGGCTCGCGAGCCGGTAGAAGCCGGGCCCGGCGTCGTCGGCACCGAGGTTCCGGACGAGCGCGCCGAGCAGCCGCCCGCCCGCCTCCTCGAACCCGGCTTCGGAGATGCGGTCGAGCAGGTGGGCCATGCTCGCGCGGCCGTCGCCGGTGGTGAAGTCGAACCCGGCCACCCCGGTGCGCCGGGTCAGCGCGGCGGCGAATTCACCGAAGGAAGTCGTCCGGTCGACGACCGCGCGCGCGATCAGAATCGCCTTGCCCGCGTCGATCATCTTTTGCCATTCCGCCACGTCACGTCCGTACAAGCTGACCACCTCGCACTTTCCCCGGCGAAACCGTCCGGTCGATCGCGAGAGGATGCCATACGCCCGATCCGCGTGCGCACCGGGGCGGGTTTGGCTGACCACAAGGGCTTCCCACGCCACTGACGGTTTCTTTTCGCTCTCCCGGCGTCTCCGGCAGGAGTTTTCCACCGTTGCGATGAATGGGGGAACCGGCTGGGAAGGATCGCCGGGATGAAATAGAGTCGGCGCCTCTCCGGACCCGAGGAACGATCGGCCGGGTCCGGCATTCCCGAAATCACCGGAGCGCAGTGAGCGATATCCCCTGAACGCCTGCCGGGGCGGCGCGTCCGCCCGCCACCGCCCCGGCAGGCCCCGGCTCAGCGCCGGCCGAGCACCCAGTGGAAGGTCGCCGGCCCCTCCGGCTCCCGCATCGTCACGATCTCGTCCACCTCGAGGGTGAACCCGGCCGCTTCGAGCAGCCGCCGGTTTTCCGCGGGCGAGTGGCTGCTGAAGAACATCGGCGCGCCCAGCCAGCCGGCCTCGACGCCGTTCGCTTCGCTGCACCCGAGCGCGGCCAGGAACCAGCCGCCGGGACGCAGCCACGCGGCGATCCGGGCGAAGAGCCCGCCGTGTTCTTCCCGCGGCACGTGCAACACGGAGTAGAACGCCGTCACGGCGGCGAAGCTGCCGTCCGGAAAGGACAGTGCGGTCATGTCGCCCCGCTCGAACCGCGCGCCGGGGACGTTCCGCCGCGCCAGTGCCAGCTGCGCCGCGGAGAGGTCGACGCCGAGGACGTCGTGCCGTCCGGCGAGCGCGGCGGTGCTCGGCACGCCGGCGCCGCAGCCGAGGTCGAGGACCCGGGCGCCGTCGTCGAGGCGGCCGGTCAGCTCCCCCAGGAACCGCGACCGCGGGTCGTCGGCGATCCGCGCGCTCCACTCGAGGTACCGCTCCGCCACGCTGTCGTAACCGCTTTCCACGATCCGCCGGGCTTCGCTCACCCCGCCGACCCTACCGAGCCTTCCAGCGGTTTCTCGGCGAGAATGGTCTTGTGGTTTCGGTGCGCAGCGTGGTCGACCGGGTGGGGCCGACGCTGCTCCACGCGCTCCAGGTGCCCGACGACTCGCCCGCGGTCGCCGACGTCGTCATCGCCGAACCCGGCGGGGCCCTCACCCTGTCCGCCGGGGACCTCGTGCTCGGCGTCGCCACGACCGGGCCCGAAGACGCTGCCGAGCTGGTGAAGCAGAGCGCCGGGCAGGGCGCCGCCGCGGTGCTGCTCAAGCCGCCGCTGGCCGCGAAACCGGCGGTGAAGCGGGCCGCGAAGGCCAGCGGGATCGCGCTGATCCAGGTGCACGCCGCGACGTCGTGGGCGCAGCTCGTCTGGCTGCTGCGGACCGTCCTCGACGCCCTCGCCGACGAGTCGGAGGACCTCGACCCCGGGTCCGGTGACCTGTTCCGGCTGGCCGACGCCGTCGCGAGCGTCGTCGACGCGCCGGTGACCATCGAGGACACCAACTCGCGCGTGCTCGCCTACTCCGCGCGCCAGGACCTGACCGACTCCGCCCGGGTCGCCACGATCATGGGCCGGCGCATCCCCGACGACGTCCTCGCGCGGTTCCGGTCGCGCGGGGTGTTCCGCGAGCTGTCCCGCGGCCGGCAGACGATCTTCGTCCCGGCCCAGCGCGACGGCACGCTGCCGCGGCTGATCGTGCCGATCCGGATGGGCGGCGAGCTGCTCGGGTCGATGTGGGCGGTGGTCGCCGGGCCGGTGTCCGACGAGCGCGCGGCCGCGTTCGCCGACGCCGCCCCGGTCGTCGCGCTGCACCTGCTGCGGCGGCGCGCGCACACCGACGCGCAGCGCCGCGCGTCGGCCGAGCTGCTGCGCGCGGTGCTCGAAGGCCGGGCGAACCCGCGCAAGGCGATGGCCGAGCTGGACCTGTCCGACGAGCCGCACCGCGTGGTCGTCATCGAGGTCACCGGCGGTGCCGGGCGCGACGCCGAAGGCCTGCGGCTCGCCCTGCTCGAACGGATCTCCCAGGGCATCGGCAGCCGCCCGGTGGCGACCGAGCTCGGCGGGCTGCTCTACGCCGTGGTGCCGGACCGGCCGGGGCCGGGCGGCTGGGCCGAGCTGCGGCAGGCCCTGCTCGCGCAACCGGCGTCCCGGCGCGGCGGAGCTTCCCGCGCGGCCGCGGGCTCCCCCGGCGGGATCGGCGACCTCTCGGCGTCGCGCGCCCAGGCCGACGAAGCCCTCGGCCTGCTGCGCGCCGAAATCCTCGCCGAGCGCGTGATCGCCTTCGACGAGGCGTGGACGGCACTGACGCTGCACCGCGGCGCGACGGCGGCCTCGGCGGCGCGGGTCGCCGACCTCGGCCCGCTGGGCATCCTGCGCGCGCACGACGAATCGGGCAAGGCGGGGTACGTCGAGACGCTCTACGAGTGGCTGAGGCACCCCGGCGACCCGCGGGCGGCGGCGAAGGAACTGCGGATCCACCCGAACACCCTGCGGTACCGGATGCGGAAGCTCCTCGAGCTGGTGCCGCTGGACCTCGACGACCCCGACGTCCGGCTGGCCCTGCTGACCCAGCTCGTCGCCCTGCGCTGGAGCTGATGGGCCGTTCGGCCCAACGTTTCGCCGATGCGTTACTCCGCATGGATCGCGCCGATCGTTCGGATTGTCTTTTCCAGCCGAAAGATGGTGGATTCCGAAGATCGCGTGGCGCATTTTCTCCTCACCACCCCGGGTAGCCGGGTCGTTGCCAGAGGAGTACCTCCATGAGCAGTTCGGAGCGGTTCGGTAAGGCCGTCAAGCTGGGTGCGGTGTCCGCGCTCTCCCTGATCGCCCTGGTCGTCCCGGCCGCAGGAGCCGGGAGCGCCGTCGCGGCGCCGAGCGGCGACTGCTTCACCCCCACGCACGCCGCGGACCGCAGCAAGGACGGCCACGCCGACACGGTGTCCCCGGCGGAGGCGGCCCGCATCGAAGCGGACATGCAGAGCAAGCTCGCCGGCAAGCGCACGGCGTTCTCCGCCCAGGCGGCCGCGGTCTCGATCCCGGTGTACTTCCACGTGATCACCAGCGGTTCGACCGGCAACCTGCCCGCGTCGACGATCAGCAAGCAGATCTCGGTCCTGAACAGCGCTTACGCGTCGAGCGGCTTCAGCTTCTCGCTCGTGAGCACCGATTACACGAACAACTCCACCTGGTACAACGGCATCACCGACGGCACGTCGGCCGAGCGCAACATGAAGAACGCCCTGCGCAAGGGCGGCAAGAACGCGCTGAACATCTACACGGCCAACCTCGGCGACGACCTGCTCGGCTGGGCGACGTTCCCGTCGAACTACAGCTCCCAGCCGAAGCTGGACGGCGTCGTCATCCTCGACGAGTCCCTCCCGGGCCGCTCGGCGACGAACTTCAACGAGGGCGACACGGCCACCCACGAGGTCGGCCACTGGATGGGCCTGTACCACACGTTCCAGGGCGGCTGCTCCGGTTCGGGCGACTACGTGTCGGACACCCCGGCCGAGGCGACGGCGACGTCGGGCTGCCCGGCGAACAAGGACACCTGCACCTCGACGGGCAAGGACCCGGTCCACAACTTCATGGACTACAGCTACGACAGCTGCATGTACGAGTTCACCGCGGGCCAGAGCTCGCGGATGAACAGCTCGTGGTCGGCGTACCGCGCCTGAGCCTCCGTTTCCCGCGGCGGAACCCGTGAAGGCCATCTCTCACCGAGGTGGCCTTCACGGCTTTCCGGTGGCTTGGTCCTGGCTTGGTTCTGACTTGGTCCTGGCTTGGTCCTGGCTTGGTCCG is from Amycolatopsis mediterranei and encodes:
- a CDS encoding class I SAM-dependent methyltransferase — protein: MSEARRIVESGYDSVAERYLEWSARIADDPRSRFLGELTGRLDDGARVLDLGCGAGVPSTAALAGRHDVLGVDLSAAQLALARRNVPGARFERGDMTALSFPDGSFAAVTAFYSVLHVPREEHGGLFARIAAWLRPGGWFLAALGCSEANGVEAGWLGAPMFFSSHSPAENRRLLEAAGFTLEVDEIVTMREPEGPATFHWVLGRR
- a CDS encoding PucR family transcriptional regulator, whose translation is MVSVRSVVDRVGPTLLHALQVPDDSPAVADVVIAEPGGALTLSAGDLVLGVATTGPEDAAELVKQSAGQGAAAVLLKPPLAAKPAVKRAAKASGIALIQVHAATSWAQLVWLLRTVLDALADESEDLDPGSGDLFRLADAVASVVDAPVTIEDTNSRVLAYSARQDLTDSARVATIMGRRIPDDVLARFRSRGVFRELSRGRQTIFVPAQRDGTLPRLIVPIRMGGELLGSMWAVVAGPVSDERAAAFADAAPVVALHLLRRRAHTDAQRRASAELLRAVLEGRANPRKAMAELDLSDEPHRVVVIEVTGGAGRDAEGLRLALLERISQGIGSRPVATELGGLLYAVVPDRPGPGGWAELRQALLAQPASRRGGASRAAAGSPGGIGDLSASRAQADEALGLLRAEILAERVIAFDEAWTALTLHRGATAASAARVADLGPLGILRAHDESGKAGYVETLYEWLRHPGDPRAAAKELRIHPNTLRYRMRKLLELVPLDLDDPDVRLALLTQLVALRWS
- a CDS encoding zinc metalloprotease, which translates into the protein MSSSERFGKAVKLGAVSALSLIALVVPAAGAGSAVAAPSGDCFTPTHAADRSKDGHADTVSPAEAARIEADMQSKLAGKRTAFSAQAAAVSIPVYFHVITSGSTGNLPASTISKQISVLNSAYASSGFSFSLVSTDYTNNSTWYNGITDGTSAERNMKNALRKGGKNALNIYTANLGDDLLGWATFPSNYSSQPKLDGVVILDESLPGRSATNFNEGDTATHEVGHWMGLYHTFQGGCSGSGDYVSDTPAEATATSGCPANKDTCTSTGKDPVHNFMDYSYDSCMYEFTAGQSSRMNSSWSAYRA